TCATAATTTTTTCTACGACTGtttatatatttacaaaaagtgtGTGAGTCACTATTAATTCTAAATTCAGAATCTCTAACATATAAATTATAACAATCTTTACTTAGTCTACTACATTCAGATCTTAagttatgaaaaataataaaatcatcaTAATTGTTGAACATCTTATACCTTTTatgatattttttcttttctattattAATCGTTTTAACTCCGGGCTAAACCAAACTGGAAATGTACTTGTCTTACATACTTTTTGAGGAAAATAAGAATTTATTGCATGATTGATAATATCGTAAAATTTAGACACAGCGTCCTCAATATTCAAAGCCTTTAGTGACTCCCAATTTATTTCCGACAAGAAAAAGTTCATACCAATGTAATCACCGTTTTTAAAATCATAATATGACTCTGCGAACTTTAAAGAATcactgttatttattatattaacatcgAGCATTACACCATTGTGGTTAAGGGagttaggaaaaattaaatcAGCAGCATTTACAACACTCAACTCGTTACAATTAGAAAATATTAAGTCTAAAATTACATTTCTACTGTTGGacacaaaattattttgaaaaaggtTGTAGAAACTATAGCATATGTAAAGCTGGTGACTTTGATGGATAGTTCGATAAACTAACTCCTAAATTATCATTTGTCCACGTAACGTTCGGAAGATTAAAGTCCCCAGAAATAAAAACCTTGAGTAGTTATTGTTCATTAATATAAAATCAAGGACATTACAATGATCTTCAtatatttcattatattttcttTATATATTGTTAGATCCTTGTTGGAGTACTGTTCGGTAGTTTGGTCCCCTTACTATCAAAACCATATCGATACGGTCGAGAGGATCCAAcataaatttttgagatattgtgcTTACCATGTCCACACTACCATTAGAAATCATGATTATTCCTCTATTGAACAACAATTATCTTTACCCCCACTTAAGAACCGTGGTGATATATCAGGTGCTATATTTATACATAAGATCATACATGGATTTATTGATTGTCCAAACCTGTTAAATCACATTAACTTTAAGGTTCCAAACCATGCTCTACGTTACCACAATGTTTTCAACATTCCTTTCCACAGAACAACATATGGTATTCACAATTCACATTTGATTATGATATTTTCAATTTAACTTTAACTCGGTTCAAAAGATCTCTTGCTTTGTGATATGCTTTGTGATTTATATGTATGGTGTTGTTCATTTTGTTCTTCTgatattttgtatgttttttagTATGTAGTAAACTTTTTAAATGTAACTTTTTGTTATTGATTCTATACTATAggtaatttatattttgaaactAACTGatattgtattgtaatttaactgttaatggggttatcccgtgttttaaataaataaataaataaactctTCCTGAGTCTTTGCCACATTTACTATTGTCTTCCATGTTTGTcagtcctgtgccactatttcccattgtctcactcccattttatCCAGATCCTCTCTGACTGCTtgtttccacctttttctaggccgtgttacagaccttctcccatctggtCTTTTCCAaaacaaattgtttataaggtgATTGTCATTGTGGCATATCACGTATCTTGCCCATCCTAGTTTATTGACTTTTACATATCTCACTAGAGTTTCCTTTCCAAAGAGAGACTCTAACTCATCGTGTCTGCACCTCCATTCAATTGTCACGTTATCTCTGCAAAGCCATATCGACCCGATAATAACGTTGAAACTAACATTTTTGGCGATATTCAGTTACCGTGTTCTTCTTGCACAACTTTTTATGCTCTGTCTGCCAATATGATCGGTGTGGCTGAAAGATTCTGAAAGGAGTAATACTgtacatataaaaaatatttgaattatttgTAGAATAACAGAGTAACTACAGATACAATGTGTCAAAATAATTCTCATATTTCAAAAACCATACAGTAACTGCTATTGTATACAATTTTACTCTCTGCACTAGCTGCTAAGTTGCGATAATTTTGTGCAGGTAGATACTACAACTGTGTCAGAAAAGAACATCGTAAGTGCAGTTACAAGATTATCAGATGAACTTTATATTTATATCAAAAACGGAACTGCCACAGTTCAAAAACTTATCCTCTAATCAAAAAAAGTTGACCTTATTCTAAAAGAGGAgttcaatatttatataattactTACTTCTTACACTGAAAAAATTTCACATGCATATAAAATAACAAATCAAAGAAGTTGGTATCTTTTTTTATCATTTCTGAAGAATATCATAAATGCTGGTTACAACGTTATTCTTTGTAGGGGTCGATATATCACTCAAAGGATCCTTTGCTTTTTATTAGCATCCAAATTTCACTTCCACACATGACTattcgtattatggtcttatatatctggatatTTGCACTTCATgagagaagttttgacttcattagatgtttaATTGTAAAGAAAGATCTGTTTTCTGCCATTATTTGCATTTCAACTTTCTGTTCTACTTTATGTGATTAGGGATTATTGCTCCTACATAAGTATTTAAATCGTTAACCACTTTGTGGTTTATAATAATCATTTATAGTTACATTTTGCCTTATTTGTTGTCATTCTTGTTTTGAaaaaccatgtattttgtttagTCATCATTTACTTTTAGACTGATATTTCTGTggtactaaggcaaaacccgatatgtcataaattatcgatttttcatttttaatgccaatatgtaccTTGAGCGATGAATAATATGATGACAAAACCCTACATGGCTAAATGCATCCATGTAACCAgtagataataaaattagtttccgatatgtccactattacaacaacaccgcgaacttttaaactcatctgctgcaaaatcacgttttttgacatatcgggttttgccttactTAGCACCACAGATTTAATACAGCTTATATTATTTACTACGTGAGGCATAAcgatttaataaaatagtttttaggTTTAGAACTGAGTAATTTTAAAGAAGAACAGAAAGTTTTGGTAAAGAAAGTAATCCAACCTGTACCAGAAGCTACTTTTGTTACTCTTGTCATTACCAATGGACCAAAATCTTTAGAAATGGCCCCAGAACTCTATAATAGAATAAGCAGAACATATGAGGACAGAATCTTAACCAAGGGAAATATTATAAGTGTCATGTTTTATGGAAAAGAATTAAGATTTGAAGTAAGAAGCCTGGATTTTGGAGGAGAGCCTGATATAGTAaatgattttagtaaattagctATAGGCAATCAGCAGCAGTTTTTGAAGATATCTTCCAAAACAAAGTGGACATGCTATAAGTAAATATTTCTTTTATCTTGAATGGTACTGAACTGAGCTATGCTCATCTTTTTAATATTGAAACCTTTACATGATAGATTTCAATCATTATTAGATTTACCCAATCATTTTTACATGCCTTTTTGTATTAGGTATCTCACAATTAAAGAAGCCAGTTCTGTAATTTGAGAATTCATTTGTAAGTTAGTAAAAGTACATAAATACCACAAATCAACAAACAACAGTTTTTCTTCATCGTATCGTCTTTTGATAACTTCTATGGAAGGTTGTTATTTCATCCTTTTCACAGGCGTatgatacttcttctaccgattggtgatttattttTTGGTACTTTGACCACACGCATCTTTCCCATTCATTTTATGTGGTTAttacattctttttttctgtttagtgtccattcgtttatgcactgtacgttacattttattctaatgtcttcactcttTTGTTGATGTGTCTCAgcatatttcctgtaattcttctcagtactcttatCTCCGCTGTTTCTAGTAGTATTTGTGTCGTCGCTGTATTGTTTCTGAtgcatgtcattattggtcttgcTGTAATCTCTGTAATTTCCTGTTCTCTTCTGTTTAGAGACTTCATGTTCCAAGTACTGATTTGAAGTATATTTCTCGCTTTTCAGAAATTTCGTCCTCTTTCTGGCATTGATTGTGGTAATGAAACCATtcgttaaaaaatataaaaaattaaaaaaaaacctaagttttcaatctaatagcatataaaacaacatccaaaaatgttactctacatcccaccggattgaaaacaatgggaaccttctctggtaacacctccgaggcttctacaattttcaagccataacggatgctgagactaaggaaaatgagggaattttacaatttataattcacatcccatctgctcagcgctgtaaagttccaacgagaatggttcccttcgtactccaatcagagtaaacatgtaaataaaaaatgagtaaccatttccaatttcgttgcaacacgaaattacagccgcatcattattccagttcaatcagagagtgcagcaagcacctctaccggttccaaaacttattagtctctcatcaggaggcacatatgctgatCTCTCTggcccaactaggacaaaccccggcgtgcagtcacggattgccatagatgccctagcggcaactgctagcaaaaaactaacttttcaatctaatagcacataaaacaacatccaaaaatcgtaccagattgaaaacaacgGGAAcattctctggtaacacctccgatgcttctacaatttgcaagccataacggatgttgagactaaggaagaagagggaattttacaatttataattcataaTATGTAACatgatgggacgtgaattataaattgtaaaattctctcatcttacttagtctcagcattcgttatggcttgcaaattgtagaagccttggaggtgttaccagagaaggttcccattgttttcaatctgataggatgtagagtaacatttttggatgttgttttatgtgctattagattgaaaacttaagtcgacttacactacatgatttatcatgtgatttgtcatatgatttttccttttcccatgacgagccgcatgacaatgcttatgacaaaacgagccgtataaacaatgcaaaatcatatgacaaatcccacagtgtaaacatgtaaatttcactccatgaccaaatcatatgacaaatcacatgataaatcatgtaatgtaaagtcgactttagtttttttgctagcagtttcCGCTATGGCATCCCTGCcattcgttcgttgcaatccgtgactgcacgctagggtttgtcctagttgggtcagagagagcagcatatgtgcctcttgatgagagactaataagtttcgaaaccggtagaggtgcttgctgcactctttgattgaactggaataatgatgcgggtgtagtttcgtgttgcaacgaaatcgaaaatggttattcatttttgacatcATTCCTGTTCCGAGGCATAATCCTGTGTTTATGAGCTGCATGGGTTTAAAGTCTGTCAGAATGGTGCTAACCTGGTTGTAGACCTCCTCCTTTATTCTGGCTTGGGACTGGTAACAGTTCTGTCAAGCTACTCAATCCCTCCAATCAAATTGTAGGCAGGAACAACAGTTGTGAGCTTAATAATATTTTTGTACTTTAGAAAAATTGCTTTTCGTTTTTGTTACATCTTTCTTTTTTcaataataacatttttttggtTTGTAGAGATGAAGACACATACAAGAAGGAGTGCGAAAGCCAAGTTTATGACAGACCAGCTGGAGTGGAGGaagaaatgaatgaaattcatgAATTAATAAATGCCTGCTTGCACACATCTTCCTATCAAACACAAACGAAGGCTGTACTTCTCTACGGAAACTCTGGGACAGGAAAAACGATGATAGCTCAGTACTTAGCTTCAAATTCAAAAGTAAATGTAGTCTCTATTAATTCTACAGATATTGGCAGCACTAATTCAAGTTCGGTAGAAAAATACATCAAGCAGTTATTCAATGATGCTGTGGAAAATGCTCCGAGTATACTTCTGCTAGATGAATTTGATATTCTTTGTCCTGCTAGAGGTACACGCCTAACTGAAACAGAAAAAAGAGTTGTATCtacatttttaaaactatttgatgATCTCCATACTAAAAAGTCactcaaaatatttattatagcaACTTCCAGCAAACCTGATAGTATAGATGCAGCTTTTAGAAGGTGTGGAAGGTTAGACAGAGAAATAGAAATACCAACACCTAATCCCAAATGTAGGAGAGCGATATTACAAAAACTAACAAACCAAATGTTGATAGAGTTAGATGAGAATAGTCTTCACGATGTTGCAATGAATACTCATGGATTTGTAGGATCTGATTTAGTAGCTTTGTGTTCTATGGCTGCCTTGAATGCCAATAGGAGAAGTGGAGGTGTTACTGTTGCTGATTTTGAATATGCTTTGAAGAGGGTTAGGCCTAGTGCAATGAGAGAAGTTCAGATAGAGGTAAAGTACCAGTATTTGTACATTTCATTCTATTCTTCCATTATGGCACACATATACCGTTCTgtatatagtctagtaaaataaaattacactacatgtaaatcaaaatgtaaattcgtacaggttgaaacaaattttatatcaaagtttaggtgggtacaaaagatattttcaagaaagtatccaattcatacaaggggatcattgtttaaataattaaaaaggggtcatttttgcaaaaaaattacttttttaactgctgaggtcattcaattaccaatgaaggtctatgggatttttttctgcaaagttgaagggtaagtcTTTCCCATAAGTctttaaattaaatttgaccccctatttatttaaataattgtatataaaactttaaaaacaaatttgcaaaaaattatttttagcgttttaaataagcactataaaatatcttattttacagaataagttgcgttatgttatcagtattaagcaaaaaaaatggtccaaaaatatttaatattttttgagatattgaatttgtttattaaatgttactctattttctattgcaaaaacgcggttgttgccaaagaaatatttacctgtattaaatcttattatttttatgtatatttttgataaatgtattgatgaattcaaatttcaattaaacttccccctaaaatggaatttgaaaattattcaaatttgtttatacaATTAATTAtaagattaaatattttgaaatgccgtttcgataattttgttcctgggaatttttgactaattaacaaattttttttgtctttttttcctctttttttttcttggagttattaTTACGGGCcattttagggttaagtttcattaagaatgtcgaatctctaagttgtagattctagacataaaaatattaaggttGGTCTAAAAtcacctaaataaaatgtgggtacttactgagttacagggtgttttatttaaaaatttaaaaattatttttaccaattactttcaaactatttgacgtatccttatcatacttggcagaaagtgtatgtactatacagtctactaaattgtgataaataaaagtttctagctactaccagaggcgtacgacaggggatagttaatcgttgacccttcctaaattctacgccactgagggaattactattttagcgaaatttttcgattctccaatactttctatgtaaataatatactctttactggtaacgattaagtcattagttttcgagatattggacgttaaaaatgaaacggcatagttattttgatccatccattcattcattttaaacttccaatatctctcaaactgatggctttatcaataccaataaagttatttacatacaaagtattggagaatcgaaaaatttcgctaaaatagtaattcactcagtggcgtagaatttgggaagtgtcaatcattcactatcccctgtcgtacgcctatggcactagctagaaacgtttattaatcacaatttagtagggtgtataatagccacactttctgccaagtatgataaggatacgtcaaatagttttaaagtacttggtaagaataatttttaaataaaacaccctgtaactcagtaagtagccacattttatttaagagattttagttaaatcttaatatttttaggtctagaatctacaactcagagattcgatattcttaataaaatttaaccctaaaagggcccgtagtaatgtaactccaagaaaaaaaaaagaagaagaaaaaacgacaaaaaaattttattaattagtaaaaaattcccagaaacccaattatcgaaacgacatttcaaagtacttaatccccgcgatgttgttaaaaaaacaaattataaacaaatttgaataattttcaaatgccattttagggaagagtttaattgaaatttgaattaatcagtacatttatcgaaaatatacataaaaataaaaataatgacatcttaagcaggtgaatatttctttggcaacaaccgcgtttttgcaatttaaaatatagtaacatttaataaacaaattcaatatctcaaaaaatattaaatatttttggaccaatttttttttgcctaatactgataacatagcgcaacttagtccgtaaaataagatattttatagtgcttatttaaaacgctaaaaataattttttgcaaatttgtttttaaaattttatatacaattatttaaataaatagggagtcaaatttaatttagtaagtcgtATGTGAaggatttacccttcaactttgcagaaaaaatcccatagaccttcattaataagtgaattacctcagcagttaaaaaagtatattttttgcaaaaatgatccctttttaattttttaaacaatgatccccttgtatgatttggatactttcttgaaaatatcttttgtacccacctaaactttgatataaaatttgtttgaaccTGTACGAATTTGCATTTtgactttcttttattttattaggctaatatACCTACCTTTCTATCATATGATACCCTTTGGATTTTCACCAACCTACTGATcatacattatttttaaatttttacgtttttcttTTAGGTTTCTAATGTCAAATGGACAGACATTGGTGGTCAGGAAAATCTGAAAACTATATTAAAACAAGCGATTGAATGGCCTTTAAAGTATCCACAAAGTTTCATTAGACTAGGAGTTACCCCACCAAAAGGAGTGTTAATGTTTGGACCGCCCGGTTGTTCTAAAACATTGATTGCTAAAGCTCTGGCCTGTGAAAGTGGTCTAAACTTTTTATCTATTAAAGGTATGCATTTTGattgttatgttttttttttgtttgttgaaTATGCACAGAAAGTACAAACAACAAAGATGACTTTTTGCCTTTTCAGAATTGGCAATCAGccattattttgaattttagattctCCATTAAAGATAAAATTTAATATACTTGTGTGCTTCTTCTAAATTAATTTCATCCACTGCCTCATTCATTTTATAGTAAATGTGTTCAGTGTGTTTTTTAAATGGTCCTATACATGCATTTCACAAT
This genomic window from Diabrotica virgifera virgifera chromosome 1, PGI_DIABVI_V3a contains:
- the LOC126879170 gene encoding ribosome biogenesis protein SPATA5-like isoform X2, whose protein sequence is MFLGLELSNFKEEQKVLVKKVIQPVPEATFVTLVITNGPKSLEMAPELYNRISRTYEDRILTKGNIISVMFYGKELRFEVRSLDFGGEPDIVNDFSKLAIGNQQQFLKISSKTKWTCYKDEDTYKKECESQVYDRPAGVEEEMNEIHELINACLHTSSYQTQTKAVLLYGNSGTGKTMIAQYLASNSKVNVVSINSTDIGSTNSSSVEKYIKQLFNDAVENAPSILLLDEFDILCPARGTRLTETEKRVVSTFLKLFDDLHTKKSLKIFIIATSSKPDSIDAAFRRCGRLDREIEIPTPNPKCRRAILQKLTNQMLIELDENSLHDVAMNTHGFVGSDLVALCSMAALNANRRSGGVTVADFEYALKRVRPSAMREVQIEVSNVKWTDIGGQENLKTILKQAIEWPLKYPQSFIRLGVTPPKGVLMFGPPGCSKTLIAKALACESGLNFLSIKGPELFSKWVGESERAVREVFRKARQVAPSIIFFDEIDALGGERSGNSGTNVQERVLAQLLTELDGITPLQDVTILAATNRPDRIDKALLRPGRLDRIVYVPLPDEQTRRDIFRIKFGKMPTSDVSIDDLVKKTESYSGAEVTAVCHEAAMIALEESLEAEFVQMTHFDRALSLVTPRTPPYLIKLYEDYLANKS
- the LOC126879170 gene encoding ribosome biogenesis protein SPATA5-like isoform X1, coding for MAQKAKKTSLWMQCDQCSIFLTTKDTEHHIKDCPPDFKGGTYSFIKEEVLYGNISQKVNEEIKNITPRERSNLVFLSESVIRLCSLAIGDWAVIHSLDGSGSPVARIVWPTVEKAVTSVLFTKHGLELSNFKEEQKVLVKKVIQPVPEATFVTLVITNGPKSLEMAPELYNRISRTYEDRILTKGNIISVMFYGKELRFEVRSLDFGGEPDIVNDFSKLAIGNQQQFLKISSKTKWTCYKDEDTYKKECESQVYDRPAGVEEEMNEIHELINACLHTSSYQTQTKAVLLYGNSGTGKTMIAQYLASNSKVNVVSINSTDIGSTNSSSVEKYIKQLFNDAVENAPSILLLDEFDILCPARGTRLTETEKRVVSTFLKLFDDLHTKKSLKIFIIATSSKPDSIDAAFRRCGRLDREIEIPTPNPKCRRAILQKLTNQMLIELDENSLHDVAMNTHGFVGSDLVALCSMAALNANRRSGGVTVADFEYALKRVRPSAMREVQIEVSNVKWTDIGGQENLKTILKQAIEWPLKYPQSFIRLGVTPPKGVLMFGPPGCSKTLIAKALACESGLNFLSIKGPELFSKWVGESERAVREVFRKARQVAPSIIFFDEIDALGGERSGNSGTNVQERVLAQLLTELDGITPLQDVTILAATNRPDRIDKALLRPGRLDRIVYVPLPDEQTRRDIFRIKFGKMPTSDVSIDDLVKKTESYSGAEVTAVCHEAAMIALEESLEAEFVQMTHFDRALSLVTPRTPPYLIKLYEDYLANKS